A single genomic interval of Nostoc commune NIES-4072 harbors:
- a CDS encoding HigA family addiction module antitoxin, translating into MNNNRLPNIYPGEILQVEFLEPLNITPYRLSKDIGVAQTRISEILSGKRTITADTALRLSRYFGNSAQFWLNLQTQYDIRQALEENLEIYNQIPTLSLNDVI; encoded by the coding sequence ATGAACAACAATCGTTTGCCAAATATTTACCCTGGAGAAATCTTACAAGTAGAATTTTTGGAGCCACTCAATATCACTCCTTATCGATTAAGCAAAGATATAGGTGTAGCTCAGACAAGAATTAGTGAAATTTTATCTGGAAAACGTACTATCACAGCAGATACGGCTTTGCGTTTATCTCGCTATTTTGGTAACAGCGCTCAGTTTTGGTTAAATTTACAAACGCAATACGATATACGTCAAGCTCTTGAAGAAAATTTAGAAATTTATAATCAAATACCTACACTTTCGTTGAATGATGTAATCTAA
- a CDS encoding type II toxin-antitoxin system RelE/ParE family toxin, with the protein MTIVTQSDRIVIVNFKSEETKLIFDGFISSQYPANIQKTALRKLLIIDAATSINDLRVPPGNRLQKLLGNRKGQYSIRINEQWRICFLWTDENNASEVEIVDYH; encoded by the coding sequence TTGACGATAGTAACGCAAAGCGATAGAATTGTGATTGTTAATTTTAAATCTGAAGAGACAAAGCTTATCTTTGACGGCTTTATATCTTCTCAGTATCCGGCCAATATCCAAAAAACCGCTTTACGAAAACTGCTTATTATTGACGCTGCAACATCAATTAACGATTTACGCGTTCCACCTGGTAATCGTTTACAAAAGCTACTTGGCAATAGGAAAGGGCAGTACAGTATTCGTATTAACGAGCAATGGCGAATCTGCTTTCTGTGGACGGATGAGAACAATGCTTCGGAAGTTGAAATAGTAGATTACCACTGA
- a CDS encoding bluetail domain-containing putative surface protein, whose amino-acid sequence MTSTTTYTYDADGKLISQNIDNNNDGTIDSVITYGYNLTFYSRDDNGDGIANYVQTSTYNAQGKLTSLSRDDNGDGIVNYVETYTYDANGNKTSFIRDTNGDGIADYVTTYTYIYNAQGKVTSLSRDDNGDGIADYVETSTYNANGKVTSFSRDDNGDGIANYVQTSTYNAQGKLTSLSTDTNGDGIADYVETSTYNANGKVTSFSRDDNGDGIANYVQTSTYDANGKVTSFSRDDNGDGIANYVETSTYDANGNLTSFSFSRDNNGDGITDYVETSTYDAKGNVTSLSRDNNGDGITDYVETSTYDANSNRTFSFYSRDDNGDGIADVVATSTYDAKGKLASESFDTNGDGIADEVATYSYTYDANGNLTSESGDYNSDGTPEEVTTSTYDANGNETFYSQNLFGFIQARRAAKYDAKGRLTSKIISFFNSNEAYGDSITNYTYDDNGKLTSKFEGNDYDRDGITENSITYTYDANGNETSFSRDNNGDGIADSSITYIYGSATASYDFNNDGVIDTVGIYSYDAKGKLTTQKIDNNRDGIIDEVTAYSYDANNRLAAQVVDKNNDGLGDEITTYNYDANGKLTDSDIDNNSDGIIDVVVSYLYNANGQLLSTTTNDANVPNKTLYGSNCKDTLTGGTGNDQIFGKNGNDKLFGLAGNDKLVGGNGNDILNGGAGSDTLTGGCGNDEFVINNLSDSLLSRFDKITDLKIGEDKIDGLNAVSATNLLQLGPVASLNLSDVQQILTTTAFVAKGAATFTLGTSSHGRTFVALNDSTNGFSALTDAVIEISGYKGDLTNLVIV is encoded by the coding sequence ATGACCTCAACCACAACTTATACTTACGATGCCGACGGCAAACTGATATCCCAGAACATAGACAACAACAATGATGGGACAATAGACTCAGTTATTACCTACGGCTATAACCTGACATTCTATAGTCGTGACGACAACGGCGACGGCATCGCTAATTATGTGCAAACCTCTACTTATAATGCTCAAGGCAAGCTGACATCCTTAAGTCGTGACGACAACGGCGACGGCATCGTTAATTATGTCGAAACTTATACTTATGATGCCAACGGCAACAAGACATCCTTCATTCGTGACACCAACGGCGACGGCATCGCTGATTATGTCACAACCTATACTTATATTTATAATGCTCAAGGCAAGGTGACATCCTTAAGTCGTGACGACAATGGCGACGGCATCGCTGATTATGTGGAAACCTCTACTTATAATGCCAACGGCAAGGTGACATCTTTTAGTCGTGACGACAATGGCGACGGCATCGCTAATTATGTGCAAACCTCTACTTATAATGCTCAAGGCAAGCTGACATCCTTAAGCACTGACACCAACGGCGACGGCATCGCTGATTATGTGGAAACCTCTACTTATAATGCCAACGGCAAGGTGACATCTTTTAGTCGTGACGACAATGGCGACGGCATCGCTAATTATGTGCAAACCTCTACTTATGATGCCAACGGCAAGGTGACATCTTTTAGTCGTGACGACAATGGCGACGGCATCGCTAATTATGTGGAAACCTCTACTTATGATGCTAACGGCAACCTGACATCTTTTTCTTTTAGTCGTGACAACAATGGCGACGGCATCACTGATTACGTGGAAACCTCTACTTATGATGCCAAGGGCAACGTGACATCCTTAAGTCGTGACAACAACGGCGACGGCATCACTGATTACGTGGAAACCTCTACCTATGATGCCAACAGTAACCGGACATTCTCATTCTATAGTCGTGACGATAACGGCGACGGCATTGCAGATGTAGTCGCAACCTCTACTTATGATGCTAAGGGCAAGTTGGCATCTGAAAGCTTTGACACCAACGGCGACGGCATTGCAGATGAAGTCGCAACCTATAGTTATACTTATGATGCCAACGGCAACTTAACATCCGAAAGCGGTGACTACAACAGCGACGGCACTCCTGAAGAGGTCACAACCTCTACTTATGATGCCAACGGCAACGAGACATTCTATAGTCAAAACTTATTCGGCTTCATTCAAGCTCGCAGAGCCGCTAAATATGACGCCAAGGGCAGGTTGACATCCAAAATTATAAGTTTTTTTAACAGCAATGAAGCCTACGGTGACTCTATCACAAACTACACTTATGATGACAACGGAAAATTGACATCCAAATTTGAGGGTAATGACTATGACCGCGATGGCATCACTGAAAACTCCATAACCTATACTTATGATGCCAACGGCAACGAGACATCCTTTAGTCGTGACAACAACGGCGACGGCATTGCTGATTCTTCCATAACCTATATTTATGGAAGCGCAACCGCCAGTTATGACTTCAATAATGATGGTGTAATTGATACGGTTGGTATCTATAGCTACGATGCTAAGGGAAAATTAACTACACAAAAGATTGATAATAATCGTGATGGCATCATTGATGAGGTAACAGCTTACAGCTACGATGCTAACAACAGACTAGCAGCACAGGTAGTTGACAAAAATAATGATGGACTGGGTGACGAGATTACCACTTACAACTACGATGCCAATGGCAAACTGACTGACTCAGATATTGACAATAACAGCGATGGTATTATTGATGTAGTTGTCAGTTATTTATATAATGCCAACGGTCAACTCCTCAGTACAACCACCAACGATGCAAATGTACCGAACAAAACTTTATACGGTAGCAACTGTAAAGATACACTCACTGGTGGAACTGGCAATGATCAAATTTTCGGGAAAAACGGCAACGATAAACTATTTGGATTAGCAGGAAATGACAAACTAGTTGGTGGTAACGGTAATGACATCCTTAACGGTGGCGCTGGTAGTGATACCCTAACAGGTGGTTGTGGGAATGATGAATTTGTAATCAATAACCTAAGTGATTCACTGCTGTCTCGTTTTGATAAGATTACTGATTTAAAAATCGGTGAAGATAAAATTGATGGTCTGAATGCAGTTTCTGCAACTAATTTGCTTCAACTTGGCCCGGTTGCAAGTTTGAATCTGTCAGACGTACAACAAATATTGACTACAACTGCTTTTGTGGCTAAAGGTGCGGCAACTTTTACCTTGGGTACAAGCAGTCATGGGCGAACTTTTGTGGCACTCAATGATAGTACTAATGGATTTTCTGCCCTCACGGATGCTGTTATTGAGATTAGTGGCTACAAAGGCGACTTAACTAATTTAGTGATTGTCTAA
- a CDS encoding ATP-binding protein — MRQFENTTTQATALTNHDRKPIHIPGSIQPHGVLLALSTQLEILQVSNNTQEHLGKEPEDLLGKPLSYLLEAQQIETVKQCLVKKIGSPNAFKVSINTLHRQQDFDAIAHRTEEAVILELEPTDSKSEVSFLGFHALAGEAIAKMQRTSNLIEFLHVVAQEVQKIIGFDRVMVYKFDQSGAGSVVSEVKREDLSPYLGLHYPATDIPAQARELYTRCFLRFLPDLTAEPIKLVPKENPTTHQHLDLSYSLLRSFDSCCAEYHQNMGVKALLVISLIQEQKLWGLISCHHLTPKYISYEVLKMCEFLGQIVSSELAHKISYSEWNYKVKLKSLQADFLESISQADNFIDALIKPEIRLLDLVSATGAAVCLDNEITLVGATPNIHQVRALIEWADIQVSDNLFSTDSLPKLYPEALRFKDTASGLLLLRISKVRRYYILWFRPEVIQTVNWAGNPNESIQAQADGSFSLSPRKSFEQWQETVRLTSLPWETCELESAIALSNAIVGIVLSKADELAKINLELERSNQELASFAYAASHDLKEPLRGIYNFSTVLLEDYAQVLDDDGIECLQTVVSLSVRMETLINALLRLSQLGQAQLREQATDLNELVTQVIEIFRASRQDSALVDIRIPRPLPTVQCDRVLVNEVFSNLLGNAFKYNDKPEQWVEIGYLSQEGAGGAGGAGEVLSNAQCPMPNAPCPMPNAQSPIFYIRDNGIGIPQHHLETIFRLFKRLHSQEKYGGGAGAGLAIVKKIVELHNGQIWVESTVGVGSIFYFTLE; from the coding sequence ATGAGGCAGTTTGAAAATACTACTACCCAAGCTACTGCTCTGACTAACCACGATCGCAAACCTATTCACATACCTGGCTCTATTCAACCTCATGGTGTTCTACTGGCACTCAGTACTCAGTTAGAGATACTGCAAGTTAGCAACAATACCCAAGAACACTTGGGCAAAGAGCCAGAAGATTTGCTTGGTAAACCGTTGAGCTATTTGCTAGAAGCTCAACAAATAGAAACTGTAAAGCAGTGCTTGGTAAAAAAAATTGGCAGTCCTAATGCGTTTAAAGTATCAATAAATACTTTGCATCGGCAACAAGATTTTGACGCTATTGCTCATCGTACAGAAGAGGCTGTGATTCTGGAGTTAGAACCGACAGACTCAAAATCTGAGGTAAGTTTTTTAGGCTTTCATGCTTTGGCGGGTGAAGCGATCGCCAAAATGCAGAGAACATCAAACCTGATAGAATTTTTGCATGTAGTGGCACAAGAAGTCCAAAAAATTATCGGTTTTGATCGGGTAATGGTCTATAAATTTGACCAGTCGGGAGCGGGTTCTGTTGTTTCAGAAGTCAAACGAGAAGATTTATCACCTTATTTAGGACTCCACTATCCCGCAACAGATATTCCAGCGCAGGCTAGGGAATTATACACGCGCTGCTTTCTGCGATTTCTCCCCGATTTGACTGCCGAACCTATTAAACTAGTTCCAAAGGAAAATCCGACAACACATCAGCATCTTGACTTAAGTTACTCTCTGCTACGAAGTTTTGATTCGTGTTGTGCTGAATATCATCAAAATATGGGAGTGAAGGCTCTTTTGGTGATTTCGCTTATTCAAGAGCAGAAACTTTGGGGATTAATATCTTGCCATCACTTAACACCAAAGTATATTTCTTATGAAGTGCTAAAGATGTGCGAATTTTTGGGACAGATTGTGTCTTCTGAATTAGCGCACAAAATTAGTTATTCGGAATGGAACTATAAGGTAAAACTTAAATCACTACAGGCTGATTTTTTAGAGTCTATTTCTCAAGCAGATAATTTTATTGATGCTTTAATTAAACCTGAAATCCGCTTACTCGATCTTGTTAGTGCCACTGGAGCGGCGGTTTGTCTGGATAATGAAATTACCCTCGTAGGAGCAACACCGAATATTCATCAAGTTCGGGCATTAATTGAATGGGCGGATATTCAAGTTAGTGATAACCTGTTTTCCACCGATTCTCTGCCGAAGCTTTACCCAGAGGCGCTCAGATTTAAAGATACTGCTAGTGGATTGCTGCTACTGCGAATTTCTAAAGTCCGGCGTTATTATATTCTTTGGTTTCGCCCCGAAGTTATCCAAACGGTAAACTGGGCAGGTAATCCCAACGAATCCATTCAAGCTCAGGCAGATGGTAGCTTTAGCCTATCTCCACGAAAATCCTTTGAACAATGGCAAGAAACGGTTAGATTAACTTCTCTACCTTGGGAAACTTGTGAACTTGAGAGTGCGATCGCTCTGAGTAATGCGATCGTTGGTATTGTACTATCTAAGGCGGATGAGTTAGCTAAAATCAACCTAGAGTTAGAGCGCAGCAACCAAGAACTAGCATCCTTTGCCTACGCCGCTTCCCATGACCTCAAAGAGCCTTTGCGGGGAATCTATAACTTCTCAACGGTGTTGCTAGAAGACTATGCCCAAGTATTAGATGATGACGGAATTGAGTGCTTGCAAACAGTAGTTTCCTTGTCTGTACGCATGGAAACCCTCATTAATGCTCTACTGCGACTCTCGCAGTTAGGACAAGCACAACTGCGAGAGCAAGCAACTGACCTCAACGAATTAGTTACCCAAGTGATTGAAATCTTTCGTGCTAGTCGCCAAGACTCCGCACTCGTGGATATTCGCATTCCTCGACCTTTACCAACAGTTCAATGTGACCGAGTTCTCGTTAATGAAGTCTTTAGTAATCTGCTGGGTAATGCCTTCAAATACAACGACAAGCCAGAGCAATGGGTTGAGATTGGCTACCTTTCTCAAGAAGGAGCAGGGGGAGCAGGGGGAGCAGGGGAAGTATTGAGCAATGCCCAATGCCCAATGCCCAATGCCCCATGCCCCATGCCCAATGCCCAATCCCCAATCTTTTATATCCGAGATAACGGTATTGGAATTCCACAGCATCACCTAGAAACTATCTTTCGACTATTTAAGCGGCTCCACTCTCAGGAAAAGTACGGTGGAGGAGCAGGTGCTGGACTAGCTATTGTTAAGAAGATTGTTGAGCTTCATAACGGCCAAATTTGGGTTGAATCTACCGTAGGCGTTGGCTCGATTTTCTATTTCACGCTGGAATAG
- a CDS encoding response regulator: protein MTKKLHEPLLVVEDSNEDFRMLQRLMRRMSVQNPIHRCTNGDEVLDFLYQLGSEALRNSKVALRPSVILLDLNLPGIDGRDILDRLKQDKSFKEIPIVVFTTSSNPKDIELCYQKGANGYLVKPMDAQELKKTIQAFVDYWLEANMPPALD, encoded by the coding sequence ATGACAAAAAAACTTCATGAACCTCTACTCGTTGTTGAGGACAGCAATGAAGATTTTCGGATGCTACAACGTCTGATGCGGCGCATGTCCGTCCAGAACCCCATACATCGTTGTACTAATGGGGATGAGGTTTTAGACTTCCTTTATCAACTAGGAAGCGAAGCCTTACGCAACTCTAAAGTAGCACTACGACCTTCTGTTATCTTGCTCGATCTGAATTTGCCAGGTATTGATGGCCGTGACATTTTAGATAGGCTCAAGCAAGACAAGAGTTTCAAGGAAATCCCCATCGTTGTTTTTACCACATCATCTAACCCCAAGGATATTGAACTGTGCTACCAAAAGGGCGCAAATGGATATCTGGTAAAGCCGATGGATGCTCAGGAACTAAAAAAGACGATTCAAGCATTCGTGGACTATTGGCTTGAAGCCAATATGCCGCCAGCCTTGGATTAA
- a CDS encoding hybrid sensor histidine kinase/response regulator: MLDTWTLLIIDDCAADRKIYRRYLLKDPHQSYQILEADCAEEAIDLCQKMRFDVILLDFCLPDMSGLELFDQMQQKIFETSVPVIMLTGRGDEEIAVQAMKRGALDYLVKQHLTQDVLQLTVRNAIKQSCLQAQLYKTQERQRLIATTALRIRQSLNLEQILTTAVAEVQQLLKCDRVMVYQFAPDADGKIVASSVESCRTIELCDRIETRKEAGEQRKERGKLITHSPPCTLPPASLPLLPNPQSPIPYIYELGLCNCVSLKEQFNAKTNLVVPINLSNNGNPTPKLWGLLIAHHNSGERQWQTDDAQMLNEVSVQLAIAIQQAELLAQTQASLAKEKQLNIFKSQIIATVSHEYRTPLTSILAAASTLVKHSQQLDESKQERFLGIIEQKARYMSKLVDNMLLVNQFELEKPKFQPIQLDLLQFFADLIEQERETVGDRHELIFQITGNNQNFWGDRGLLQQIFTNLISNAIKYSPDGGTVEFHLIGKESEVIFYIKDQGIGIPMADQENLFQSFSRGSNVDTIPGTGLGLAIAKACVELHGGDISLSSQVGQGTKVTVSLPKIFPIGQLSLSST; encoded by the coding sequence ATGTTGGACACATGGACGCTACTCATCATCGATGATTGTGCAGCAGATCGAAAAATCTATCGTCGATATCTGTTGAAAGATCCGCACCAGTCCTACCAGATTTTGGAGGCAGACTGTGCAGAGGAAGCAATTGATTTGTGCCAAAAAATGCGCTTTGATGTCATCTTGCTGGATTTTTGCCTACCTGATATGAGTGGGTTAGAACTCTTCGATCAGATGCAGCAGAAGATATTTGAGACTTCCGTCCCTGTGATTATGCTGACAGGGCGTGGTGATGAAGAGATAGCTGTGCAAGCAATGAAACGGGGTGCGTTGGATTATTTGGTCAAGCAACATCTGACACAAGATGTACTGCAACTAACAGTCCGTAACGCCATTAAGCAATCGTGCTTGCAAGCCCAACTCTACAAAACTCAGGAGAGACAGCGTTTAATTGCCACCACTGCTTTAAGAATTCGCCAGTCTCTTAACCTAGAGCAAATTTTGACTACAGCTGTAGCCGAGGTACAGCAACTTCTGAAGTGCGATCGCGTGATGGTGTATCAGTTCGCCCCAGATGCAGACGGTAAAATAGTTGCCTCCTCAGTTGAGTCATGCCGCACTATAGAATTGTGCGATCGCATCGAAACACGGAAAGAAGCAGGGGAGCAAAGAAAGGAAAGAGGTAAATTAATTACTCATTCTCCCCCTTGCACCCTGCCCCCTGCCTCTCTGCCTCTTCTACCCAATCCCCAATCCCCCATCCCTTACATTTACGAGCTTGGCTTGTGTAATTGTGTCAGCCTGAAAGAGCAATTTAATGCTAAGACAAATCTAGTAGTTCCCATTAATCTGAGTAACAATGGGAACCCAACCCCCAAGCTTTGGGGTTTGCTGATTGCTCACCATAATTCCGGGGAACGACAGTGGCAAACTGATGATGCCCAAATGCTCAATGAAGTTTCGGTGCAACTAGCGATCGCCATTCAACAAGCCGAATTGCTAGCCCAAACTCAAGCATCACTTGCCAAAGAAAAGCAACTCAATATATTTAAATCGCAAATTATTGCCACAGTCTCCCATGAGTATCGAACGCCGCTAACTTCAATTCTTGCTGCTGCATCAACTTTGGTAAAACATAGCCAGCAATTAGATGAGTCTAAACAAGAGAGGTTTTTAGGAATCATTGAACAGAAAGCCAGGTATATGTCTAAACTTGTGGATAATATGCTTCTGGTTAACCAATTTGAACTGGAAAAACCAAAATTTCAGCCAATACAGCTCGATTTACTGCAATTTTTTGCTGATCTGATCGAACAAGAGCGAGAAACAGTAGGCGATCGCCATGAATTGATTTTTCAAATTACTGGTAATAACCAGAACTTTTGGGGCGATCGCGGACTTTTGCAGCAAATTTTTACTAACTTAATATCCAATGCAATTAAATACTCTCCAGATGGAGGTACTGTAGAATTCCACCTCATTGGTAAAGAATCAGAAGTAATCTTTTATATCAAAGATCAGGGAATTGGTATCCCGATGGCAGATCAAGAAAATTTGTTTCAATCCTTCAGCCGTGGAAGTAACGTTGATACAATACCCGGTACAGGATTAGGGCTTGCGATCGCTAAAGCTTGCGTAGAGTTACATGGTGGCGATATTAGCTTGTCTAGTCAAGTAGGGCAAGGAACCAAAGTTACAGTCAGCTTACCGAAGATATTCCCAATAGGACAACTATCCCTATCATCAACTTGA